The DNA region CCGCTCCCGGCAGAGAGCTGAGAGTTCGGCAATCGGCTGGATGACACCCGTCTCGTTGTTGGCGATCATCACCGAAGCAAGCAAAGTCTCGGGCCGCAGGGCAGCAGCAAAAACCTCCGGATCGATCACTCCTTGAACATCGACAGGAACCTCGGTCAGCTCGAATCCTTCCCGCTCAGCCAAGGAGCGCATGGTATGAAGCACGGCATGATGCTCGGTGGAGGCGGTAACCAAGTGGTTTTTCGCAGAGGTGCGGTGGTGCCTTGCCAGTCCCAGGATCGCCAGATTGCAGCTCTCCGTACCGCCGGAAGTGAAGATAATCTCATGGGATTTGGCCCCGAGCAGTGCGGCGATCCGGTCACGCGCCTCATCGACGGCAGCACGGGCGACCCTAGCAGAGGCATGGATGCCGGAGGGATTGCCCAGTAGATCCCCCAGAAGGGGCAGCATGGCATTCCTGGCTTCGGGAGAGAGCGGTGTGGTTGCGTTGTGATCGAGATAGATCATGAAGAAAAGATTGGATGAATATTCCCTCAATCGGATGCGCTCGGCAATGCCTCAAAAGCTCGCCTACTCGAATCCGAACAACCTCATCGTACGCTGATGCTCTCCTTGCCATCGTCCTTAGGCTGTAACAGCATGGGGCTTCTTATGACCGCCGATTCGATTATTCCAGACCTTCAGGCCGCAATCCTCTGCGAGGATGTCCGGGCCGAAATTAGCGGCCAACAGACACTCATCGGCGTGATCGGGGCGATCCCGACGCCCACTCTACCGATCGCCTTCTTCAAGCTCTGCCTCTGGACCCGCTGGTGTGGCGGTAGCGGCGACTTCATTCAGAAGTGCCTCATCTATGATCCAGAGGAGGATCAGGCGATTGCGCAGGCGGAGGTTCCCTTTAGCCTGTCCGATCTGAGCGCGCATGCCACCAATGTGCATTTCTTCGGCGGAGTCCAGTTCCAGAAATACGGGACCTACCATGTCGAGGTCCTGATCGACGATCAGATACAGCTCAGGATCCCCGTACCCGTGCTCCAGATGGAAGCCCCCCGACCACCGGGCAATTACTAAGGCCTAGCATCCTAGGATGCTAAAAATCGAGAATCTCACCATCCTCGGGAATAAAAATGTCGGAGATGCGAGGCAGGAGTTCCTCCATCTTCGCATGAAGTTCCTCCCGATCATCTGCCACATCCTCCGAAAGATGGATCAGGCAGAGCGCATTTAGGTTGGCCTCGCGGAGAACCCCTACAAGTTCATTCTTGCTGACATGGGAGAGTTCGCAAACGAGGACATTCGCAGGCGTTGACACGAGTTCCACAAGATCGTCAGCAGATGAAAGATCACCACTAAAGATGGCCCGGAAATCACCAGCCATGATCTCCAGTGAGTAGGAGTTGCACGGGAGCGCGGCATCCGCACCGGGAAGAGAACGGTAGCACTGCTCGAGATGACGATTGGAAAACGGCGTCACGGAGATGCTCCCATCGGCCAGCATCAGCGACTCCCGATCCTTCCATGCAAGCCAGACAGGCGGGAATCCCATCCCCTCCTCCGTGAGATAGAGGGCACTGATCCAGGCACGGATCGGGGCGATCATCTCCTCAGGAAGAGCGATCTCGAGAGGCTTCGTTCGTTCTAGGAGCATCGCCCCCTGAAGCAGGGAGGGCAGGCCTCCGATGTGATCGACATGGCCGTGAGTAATCAGGACGGCGTCTAGATCCCGAATCAAGGTTCCACGATCGCGCAGGGAATGGACGCACGGCTCGCCGGCATCGATAAGCAGATGTTTCCCCTCCAGGAGCAGAAGAGAACTGGCGAAAAAGCGGTCGGCCTGAGGAACGCCGGAACCTGTACCGAGAAAGCTGATGGATGGCATGTCTGGAGAAGGTTGTCCGACGTGACTGAAAAGCGAGTGTAAAGGGGCCTCTAGTAAAAAAACACTTTTTCCTCTTTGACACCTATCGCGTCACTCCCTACTCTTCATCTCCTTTCCCGAAATCCGTATGAAGACTTTTTCCGCTAAAGCCCCCGAGGTTAAACGCCAGTGGTGGGTGATCGATGCTAAGAACCAATACCTCGGCCATGTTGCCGTGCAAGCCGCCAATCTGCTCCGCGGCAAGCATAAAGCGATCTGGACGCCCCATGTGGACACCGGCGATTTTGTCGTCGTGATCAATGCGGCTGAAATCCAAATCGGCGGCAAGAAAGAGACCCAGAAGAGCTACATGAGCTTCTCCGGATTCGTCGGGGGTCATAAGTCCGAGACCTTCCGCCAGCGCCGCGAGCGCCGCCCTGAACTTCTCATCGAGCGTGCAGTCAAGGGAATGATCCCACACAACCGTCTCGGAAGCACGGTCTACCGGAAACTGAAGGTTTACAAGGGTTCCGAACATCCTCACACAGCTCAGAATCCTCAGCCTGCCAAGTAACTCCATTTTTCCAAAAAAAGATCTCTAAATATCTCATGGCCACCGCTAAAACACCTACAACAGGTACGACTGGACGCCGCAAGACGGCTGTCGCCCGCATTAATATAGCTCCGGGTTCCGGCAAGATCAGCGTCAACGGCAAGAACTTCGAGGATTACTTCACCACCATCTCGATGCAGAACACCGTCCTCAAGCCTCTTGAGGTCGTGAATGCGATCAAATCCTATGATGTCGAAGCAAAGACCTCCGGTGGTGGTCTTCAGGGTCAGGCTGGTGCACTCAGCCTTGCGATTGCCCGCGCTCTCAACGAATTCAACGAAGCCAACCGTCCTCTACTCAAAGCGGATGGCCTCCTGACCCGCGACTCCCGCAGGCGTGAGCGTAAGAAGCCAGGCCGCCCTGGTGCCCGCAAGCGCTTCCAGTTCTCCAAGCGTTAATTCGCCCATTACTTTTGGCACGGTTTTTGTGCCACCTTTCAAGAAGAGCTTCCTGCAAAGGAAGCTCTTCTTCTTTATAGCCCAGGCCTAGCAGACAATTCCCGAGACATGAAGCATCATCAGAACCACGTGATCCGTGCAGCATGGAAAGAATCCCTGACTGCACTCCGTGAAAATCTGATCCCCGGACTGCTCCTTCAACTCCTCATGGCCTTCATGGCCGCAGCCTACTTCCTGAATCCCGACGCCAGAGCCGCCTTTGAAAAACTGACGCTTCTGCGCTCCCACTGGGGACTACTTTTTTCCTTTGTCGGCACCTCAGCGGCGTCGGCGGTCCTGCCCGAATTCCTGCGACTCCTTTTTCTGGGAAAACCCAGCACAAACTCTAGCACTCTTGGACAACGTCTTCTCTTCGCAGTTCCTTTCTGGGGACTCATCGGCATGCAGGTCGATCTTTTTTATCGTCTGCAATATGCTCTTTTCGGCCCTTCGGATACGGCCTTGGTGATAACGAGAAAGGTCCTTGTCGATGCCTTTCTCTATTGTCCTCTTCTGGCGATTCCCCAGGCTGTCTGTGTCTTCCTCTGGAGAGATCACGGCTTCACTCTTCACGGATTCAGAGGCCATCATCCAGTGGCATTCTATGCTTTAAGGATTTTCCCTGTCCTGATGGCGAACTGGATGGTCTGGATTCCGCTTGTCACAATTATCTACTCGCTGCCTGCAGCGCTCGGAATCCCGTTCTTTATCGTGGCTCAATCGTTCTGGGTCATGGTCTTCACAACCCTCTCAGAGAGGAAGAAATAGCCTCTCGTACTGCTTCGCACGATTGCCAACGGCTTCCCTTATCTCTTAATTACCCAACACCGACACAACACACACCATGGAACCCAACCTTCTTCAGATTCTCTTTCTCGGCCTCGTACAGGGAGCAGCCGAACTCCTCCCGGTCTCGAGCTCAGCCCACGTGATTGTGGCTGAAAAGCTCATGGGATTGGATCCTTCGAGCCCAGCGATGACCTTCCTTCTTGTGATGCTTCACACCGGAACCATGGTCGCGGTCATCGCTTACTTCTGGAATGCCTGGAAGAGGACCTTCTTTGCTAGCGCCGCAAGTCTCCGGGAGACGGCAGTGAATGTCATCGTGGCTACCGTTGCGACCCTAGTCGTCGGTTTGGCTCTGAAGGTCCTTATCGAGAAGGTCTTCATGCACGGCAGTAGCAAGGGCGAGATGGAAGATCTTTTCGGGCACCTTCCGCTAGTCGGCGGAGCACTCCTTACCGCAGGA from Verrucomicrobiota bacterium includes:
- the rplM gene encoding 50S ribosomal protein L13, whose product is MKTFSAKAPEVKRQWWVIDAKNQYLGHVAVQAANLLRGKHKAIWTPHVDTGDFVVVINAAEIQIGGKKETQKSYMSFSGFVGGHKSETFRQRRERRPELLIERAVKGMIPHNRLGSTVYRKLKVYKGSEHPHTAQNPQPAK
- a CDS encoding MBL fold metallo-hydrolase; the encoded protein is MPSISFLGTGSGVPQADRFFASSLLLLEGKHLLIDAGEPCVHSLRDRGTLIRDLDAVLITHGHVDHIGGLPSLLQGAMLLERTKPLEIALPEEMIAPIRAWISALYLTEEGMGFPPVWLAWKDRESLMLADGSISVTPFSNRHLEQCYRSLPGADAALPCNSYSLEIMAGDFRAIFSGDLSSADDLVELVSTPANVLVCELSHVSKNELVGVLREANLNALCLIHLSEDVADDREELHAKMEELLPRISDIFIPEDGEILDF
- the rpsI gene encoding 30S ribosomal protein S9; the protein is MATAKTPTTGTTGRRKTAVARINIAPGSGKISVNGKNFEDYFTTISMQNTVLKPLEVVNAIKSYDVEAKTSGGGLQGQAGALSLAIARALNEFNEANRPLLKADGLLTRDSRRRERKKPGRPGARKRFQFSKR